From one Gossypium hirsutum isolate 1008001.06 chromosome D08, Gossypium_hirsutum_v2.1, whole genome shotgun sequence genomic stretch:
- the LOC121220327 gene encoding uncharacterized protein — protein MTCLVEKTNNDFGWDEHRQLVVAEDAVWNSYINSHKEVGQFKHRSFSYHDQLTAIYAKDRATGKDAQTAADIIEEIYVKDVATTNTHEERNDFHGCKADVSLDDMDLSATQPQPARNQGDSTFSKEKKKISDASIHISSTSFTDAATLLVENIQNVGLKISRSIAS, from the exons ATGACATGCTTAGTGGAAAAAACCAATAACGATTTTGGTTGGGATGAGCATAGGCAGCTTGTTGTTGCAGAAGATGCGGTGTGGAACTCATatataaat agtcataaagaagTCGGTCAATTCAAACATCGTAGTTTCTCTTATCATGACCAACTTACTGCCATCTACGCAAAAGATCGAGCcactgggaaagatgctcaaacagccgctgatattattgaagaaataTATGTTAAGGATGTAGCTACTACAAATACTCATGAAGAAAGAAATGATTTCCATGGATGCAAAGCTGATgtttctttggatgacatggatctTTCAGCTACACAACCGCAACCAGCTAGAAACCAAGGTGATTCCACATTTtcaaaggagaaaaaaaagaTTTCTGATGCAAGTATTCATATTTCTTCTACTTCATTTACTgatgctgccactttattggTGGAAAACATACAGAACGTTGGCCTTAAAAttagtaggagtattgcctcctaA